In Silvanigrella paludirubra, one DNA window encodes the following:
- a CDS encoding ABC transporter substrate-binding protein: MFIKKNIILSIFNIFFCSFSFASSTDQVKFEKKQTYYERMPKLNKGGVLHFQLSNDPKVMNPLLSEDSESNSVEGYLWMSLFNLDPETLNFIPALATEYVISGDKKSYTFKLNELAKWQDGTPVTSEDIKFTFDTLMNPKTHAAALRSFFEGVSLKVIDNLHFTFHVEEPKFDTLNFLTAFIPIQKKQFELSKDFNNDKGIMNPIGNSAYVMEKYLRSQKIIFKRNKNWWAKDLPDYKNRFNIDEIILDIIPDPNLAYEKFLKGDIDQISFNAEQWNNKVTGIDKEKFGTTPQQKKVWSLKEKNKFPKPYTFIAWNLKNPLFQNVKTRTALSYLVDYKKINDTVYYNLYTQSTSPFGSFTDNSDPELRKKDKIITFDKTKALSLLKEDGWMNDGSGVLFKEINGKKVNFEFTLDTNANNPARLKIAQIVKETYKTAGIKVNIRTTEWNSFLDNLNKRNFESLILGWSGTLFPNAKQIWDSSSEKNEGSNFISYNNPKVDELIKKSNIEFNQSKRNKIMQEINRIIYQDQPYTFLSEVNFILEGLNSKINSPRWISTYESGAASDLFYLVK; encoded by the coding sequence ATGTTCATCAAAAAGAATATTATTTTAAGCATTTTTAATATTTTCTTTTGTTCATTCAGTTTTGCATCTAGCACAGATCAGGTTAAATTTGAAAAAAAGCAGACATACTACGAAAGAATGCCAAAATTAAATAAGGGAGGAGTATTACATTTTCAATTATCAAATGATCCTAAAGTAATGAATCCTTTATTAAGTGAAGATTCAGAATCTAATTCAGTTGAAGGCTATTTATGGATGTCATTATTTAATTTAGATCCCGAAACACTAAATTTTATACCTGCATTAGCAACAGAGTACGTGATATCTGGCGATAAAAAAAGTTACACTTTTAAATTAAATGAACTTGCAAAATGGCAAGATGGTACTCCTGTGACATCGGAGGATATAAAATTTACCTTTGATACCCTTATGAATCCTAAAACTCATGCGGCAGCGCTGAGGAGTTTTTTTGAGGGTGTTTCTTTAAAGGTGATAGATAATCTTCATTTTACCTTTCACGTTGAGGAACCAAAGTTTGATACATTGAATTTTCTTACCGCTTTTATCCCAATACAAAAAAAACAATTCGAGCTTTCAAAAGATTTTAATAATGATAAAGGAATTATGAATCCAATTGGAAATTCTGCTTATGTAATGGAAAAATACTTAAGAAGTCAAAAGATTATTTTTAAGAGAAATAAAAATTGGTGGGCAAAGGATTTGCCAGACTATAAAAACAGATTTAATATAGATGAAATTATTTTAGACATTATTCCTGATCCAAATTTAGCATATGAGAAATTTTTAAAAGGTGATATTGATCAAATTTCATTCAATGCGGAACAATGGAACAATAAAGTAACTGGAATAGATAAAGAAAAATTCGGCACCACTCCTCAACAAAAGAAAGTGTGGTCGTTAAAAGAAAAAAATAAGTTTCCTAAACCTTACACGTTTATAGCTTGGAATTTAAAAAACCCTTTGTTTCAAAATGTAAAAACAAGAACTGCTTTGTCTTACTTAGTTGATTACAAAAAAATAAATGATACAGTTTATTATAATTTATATACTCAAAGTACTTCTCCATTTGGTTCCTTTACTGACAATTCAGATCCTGAATTAAGAAAAAAAGATAAAATTATAACTTTTGATAAAACTAAAGCTTTATCATTATTAAAAGAAGATGGCTGGATGAATGATGGATCAGGGGTTTTATTTAAAGAAATAAACGGTAAAAAAGTGAATTTTGAATTTACTTTAGATACCAATGCAAATAATCCTGCGCGGCTTAAAATTGCACAAATTGTAAAAGAAACTTATAAAACAGCAGGAATTAAAGTCAATATTCGAACAACTGAATGGAATTCTTTTTTAGATAATTTAAATAAACGTAATTTTGAATCCCTTATTCTAGGATGGTCTGGAACCTTATTTCCAAACGCAAAACAAATTTGGGATTCTAGTTCAGAAAAAAATGAGGGTTCAAACTTTATTAGTTACAATAATCCAAAAGTTGATGAATTAATTAAAAAATCAAATATTGAATTTAATCAAAGTAAAAGAAATAAAATTATGCAAGAAATAAATAGAATAATTTATCAAGATCAACCTTATACTTTTTTGTCAGAAGTAAACTTTATTTTAGAAGGATTAAATAGTAAAATTAATTCTCCAAGATGGATATCTACCTATGAATCAGGTGCTGCTAGTGATTTGTTTTATTTAGTTAAATAA
- a CDS encoding Bug family tripartite tricarboxylate transporter substrate binding protein gives MIKKFKIKNFYKLFICYIGYPVFGVYSLNSFAIENNLKIIIPAEKNGGNDYIARKIGEFLNDEKIIKKIQYENISGIGASKGIEEFLKMNANENGFLIASLGAHVNDLQGNLSQDKDLLKKLTPLAIISEDYPIIAVNRSSSFKNEEELMQEFKKNKDKFKVYGGSKEKGIDHINFLLTAKKYDLKSSEVQYVESNGGGKAFDKFLQDENGILSTSFSENIKNIVDKKIKILAICSDKRLKECPNAPTFKELGISNCLMNYRIIYINSKSSPEKIKFYNNIIDKLFTNLNWLYFSKDNHIININVKSKDIQNFIEQKRDNIQKIIFSLNEK, from the coding sequence ATGATAAAAAAATTTAAGATAAAAAATTTTTATAAATTATTTATTTGCTATATTGGATATCCTGTTTTTGGAGTTTATTCTTTAAATTCTTTTGCTATTGAAAATAACTTAAAAATAATAATTCCTGCTGAAAAAAATGGAGGAAATGACTATATAGCAAGAAAGATAGGAGAGTTTTTAAACGATGAAAAAATAATAAAAAAAATTCAGTATGAAAATATTTCAGGCATAGGAGCTAGTAAAGGTATTGAAGAATTTTTAAAAATGAATGCGAATGAAAATGGTTTTTTAATTGCTTCTTTGGGTGCTCATGTAAATGATCTTCAAGGAAATTTGTCTCAGGATAAAGATTTGTTAAAAAAATTGACTCCACTTGCAATCATATCTGAAGATTATCCCATTATAGCAGTAAATAGAAGTAGTTCATTTAAAAATGAAGAAGAATTAATGCAAGAATTTAAAAAAAATAAAGACAAGTTTAAAGTCTACGGGGGGTCTAAAGAAAAAGGAATCGATCATATAAATTTTTTGTTAACGGCAAAAAAGTATGATTTGAAATCTTCTGAAGTTCAATATGTTGAATCTAATGGAGGGGGAAAGGCGTTCGATAAATTTTTGCAAGATGAAAACGGGATATTAAGTACAAGTTTTTCTGAAAATATAAAAAATATTGTAGATAAAAAAATTAAAATTTTAGCAATTTGTTCTGATAAACGCTTAAAAGAATGTCCTAATGCTCCTACATTTAAAGAATTAGGTATTTCTAATTGTTTAATGAATTATCGAATTATTTATATTAATTCAAAATCATCTCCCGAAAAAATAAAGTTTTATAATAATATTATAGATAAATTATTTACCAATTTAAATTGGTTATATTTTTCAAAAGATAATCATATTATAAATATAAATGTTAAGAGTAAAGATATCCAAAATTTTATAGAACAAAAAAGAGATAATATTCAAAAAATAATATTTTCTTTAAATGAAAAGTGA
- a CDS encoding insecticidal delta-endotoxin Cry8Ea1 family protein, whose translation MTNFPETNKLLPNDFNKTSNSSKKRRLLLKSSAIAIASCMIIHKRTFANSFINSNQISKNTYLDIDQNDLLNDLRATILFGIGEIPEIGGFISLLIGFFWPESSKDVWDEIKEKVEKLVDQKIDEEVYQLVKEDLTGLGNILKAYNNAIKISDDPAFISENFVSCDIQFRAQLPHFSSKGHEESLLPLYSIYAILHLTLLRDGILNSDKMAWKPNTKQLYIDDISNFIKEYCDYIDSTYKAIQAKANAQAETEAQNDFYGVKYFRIKNDCYRKYQLAALDFREIYPYFDPIKYPSKVTVNLTRVLYCGPFGGNDNGFKIEEIPQGRSDHLVPPSSFSLYSGGNKWSDDDGYDGGVTGYTRRTPGFDDDYFGTYNPAGGNIYIDCSIENGGPITEFWARNDTSIYSLRLVHKSGKKEPLAGGCSATRPINAMCSIPGHLLVDMYGTSMSNDNRGMVGCIVPGFQLENMGHSNDPSFLLPKIYLSSIKEPSVDDLIQAVSHIPLKEQQYSLALKNHSTDIYNFISSNISIWQQNRSQFWKSCEQAYIRKNLNNSQ comes from the coding sequence ATGACAAATTTTCCTGAAACAAACAAATTGTTACCTAATGATTTTAACAAGACATCAAACTCATCAAAAAAACGCCGATTATTATTAAAAAGCTCTGCAATTGCTATAGCTAGTTGTATGATAATTCATAAAAGAACATTCGCTAACTCATTTATAAATTCTAATCAAATTTCAAAAAATACATATCTAGATATAGATCAAAATGATCTTTTAAATGATCTTAGAGCAACAATTCTTTTTGGTATTGGCGAGATTCCTGAAATTGGTGGTTTTATATCACTTTTAATAGGTTTCTTTTGGCCAGAATCATCAAAAGATGTTTGGGATGAAATAAAGGAAAAAGTTGAAAAATTAGTGGATCAAAAAATTGATGAAGAGGTATATCAGCTTGTAAAAGAGGATCTAACAGGTCTTGGAAATATATTAAAGGCATATAACAATGCTATTAAAATTAGTGATGACCCTGCATTTATTTCTGAAAATTTTGTATCTTGTGATATCCAATTTAGAGCTCAACTTCCTCATTTTTCAAGTAAGGGTCACGAAGAATCACTCCTCCCTCTTTATTCAATTTATGCTATATTACACTTAACATTATTAAGAGATGGCATTCTAAACTCAGATAAAATGGCCTGGAAACCTAATACAAAACAATTATACATTGATGACATATCAAATTTTATAAAAGAATATTGTGATTATATTGATTCAACTTATAAAGCAATTCAAGCCAAAGCGAATGCTCAAGCTGAAACCGAAGCTCAAAATGACTTTTATGGTGTTAAATATTTTCGCATCAAGAATGATTGTTATCGTAAATATCAGCTAGCAGCTCTCGATTTCCGAGAAATTTATCCCTATTTTGATCCTATAAAATACCCAAGTAAAGTTACTGTTAACTTAACTCGAGTTCTTTATTGTGGTCCTTTTGGAGGGAATGATAATGGATTTAAAATTGAAGAAATTCCTCAAGGCAGAAGTGATCATTTGGTACCACCTTCAAGTTTTAGTCTTTATTCAGGTGGAAACAAATGGAGTGATGATGATGGTTATGACGGCGGTGTAACTGGTTATACAAGACGTACTCCTGGTTTTGACGACGATTATTTCGGTACTTATAATCCAGCTGGTGGAAATATTTACATTGATTGCTCAATAGAAAATGGAGGCCCTATTACAGAGTTTTGGGCACGTAATGACACATCTATTTATTCTTTGCGTTTAGTTCATAAGAGTGGCAAAAAAGAGCCTTTAGCTGGCGGCTGCAGTGCAACAAGACCAATTAATGCGATGTGTAGTATTCCCGGACATTTGCTTGTCGATATGTATGGCACTTCAATGAGTAATGATAATCGTGGAATGGTAGGATGCATCGTACCAGGTTTTCAATTAGAAAATATGGGACATTCAAATGACCCTTCCTTTCTTTTGCCTAAAATTTATTTAAGTTCAATTAAAGAACCCTCTGTAGATGATTTAATACAAGCAGTGAGCCATATTCCTTTGAAAGAACAACAATATTCATTAGCTCTTAAAAATCATTCCACAGATATTTATAATTTTATTTCTTCAAATATTTCTATTTGGCAACAAAATAGATCTCAATTTTGGAAAAGCTGTGAGCAAGCTTATATAAGAAAAAATTTAAATAATTCGCAATAA
- a CDS encoding MnmC family methyltransferase — protein sequence MKKVINLISHYNEGKDFSADFIKTLDNSISIKIGKNENQSELMHSESGAFSETIYIYLPVLESIVKNNLKPIFLSIGLGAGYIEIMIVAYLMKNLYLKNNINEFCIESFEGEARLIHFFRSYFLEKEIPLPFKNCYENILELSSNYFELDKNILKLEIKNLIMANKINFNQKFLNSTILKIPVYGIFFDAFSSNSSPELWEENLIQNILSTKNAENKCIFATYASKNILKKILKLNKFLIHKKKGFSGKRECIYAERNLI from the coding sequence TTGAAAAAAGTAATTAATTTAATTTCTCATTATAATGAGGGTAAAGATTTTTCTGCAGATTTTATAAAAACCTTAGATAATTCTATAAGTATTAAAATAGGTAAAAATGAAAATCAATCTGAGTTGATGCACAGTGAAAGTGGGGCTTTTTCAGAGACCATATATATTTACCTACCAGTTCTTGAAAGCATAGTAAAAAATAACTTAAAGCCCATTTTTTTATCTATAGGACTTGGTGCTGGTTATATAGAAATTATGATTGTTGCTTATTTAATGAAAAATTTATATTTAAAAAATAATATAAATGAATTTTGCATAGAATCTTTTGAGGGTGAAGCCAGATTAATTCATTTTTTTAGGTCTTATTTTTTAGAAAAAGAAATTCCTTTACCATTCAAAAATTGTTATGAAAATATTCTTGAATTGAGCAGTAATTATTTTGAGCTTGATAAAAATATATTAAAGTTGGAAATTAAAAATCTTATTATGGCAAACAAAATTAATTTCAATCAAAAGTTTTTAAATTCAACAATTCTTAAAATACCAGTCTATGGAATTTTTTTTGATGCCTTTAGTTCAAATTCATCTCCTGAACTTTGGGAAGAAAATTTAATTCAGAATATTTTGAGTACAAAAAACGCAGAAAATAAATGTATATTTGCAACTTATGCATCTAAAAATATATTAAAAAAAATCCTAAAATTAAATAAGTTTCTTATTCATAAAAAAAAGGGATTTTCTGGAAAAAGAGAGTGTATTTATGCAGAAAGAAATTTAATATAA
- a CDS encoding ABC transporter permease, with translation MRKYFIRRFLAIIPMFFLMTASYFCIQNYLPGGPVQEAIARIRGMGGEGGSTKSTSMGPEDIKKLTHELEVQYGLDKPALTRYFIWVKNILSLNFGDSLTTRAPAIDQIIERLPISLSFGIPGFFLTYLIAIPLGVVMALKEGSKFDTISSFILFITYSIPALVFAVIFLLIFCTDRFLPFGALFPLGGWRSDNYEDLSFILKFVDLIKHMFLPVLASVIGNFTIFAMLQKDSMLEVIRSDYIRTAKAKGLSDNVIVFKHALRNALLPLMVGFGAVLGTFLGGSIIIEPIFGLPGIGVLSLQSLASRDFNVVMAIVVLQSLAILFGQILNDIVYVIVDPRIEYK, from the coding sequence ATGAGAAAATACTTTATTCGAAGATTTCTTGCAATTATTCCTATGTTTTTTTTAATGACAGCATCGTATTTTTGTATTCAAAATTATTTACCTGGGGGTCCTGTTCAAGAGGCAATAGCACGTATTCGAGGAATGGGTGGTGAAGGAGGTTCTACAAAAAGTACAAGTATGGGACCAGAAGATATTAAAAAACTCACTCATGAATTAGAAGTACAATATGGGTTAGATAAACCAGCATTAACACGTTACTTTATTTGGGTTAAAAATATTTTATCTTTAAATTTTGGTGATTCACTTACTACAAGAGCTCCCGCAATAGATCAAATTATCGAACGACTTCCTATTTCTTTGTCATTTGGAATACCGGGATTTTTTTTAACTTATTTAATTGCAATTCCATTGGGCGTCGTTATGGCCTTAAAAGAAGGCTCTAAATTTGACACCATTTCATCTTTTATTTTATTTATTACTTATAGTATTCCAGCTCTTGTTTTTGCTGTAATTTTTTTACTTATATTTTGTACAGACCGATTTTTACCATTTGGAGCTCTGTTTCCTCTGGGGGGATGGAGATCAGATAATTATGAAGATTTATCTTTTATATTAAAATTTGTTGATTTAATAAAACATATGTTTCTTCCTGTTCTGGCATCTGTCATTGGTAATTTTACAATTTTTGCGATGTTGCAAAAAGATAGTATGCTTGAAGTTATTCGATCGGATTATATTCGAACTGCAAAAGCAAAAGGTTTAAGCGATAATGTGATTGTATTTAAACACGCATTACGTAATGCTTTATTGCCTCTTATGGTTGGTTTTGGCGCTGTTTTGGGTACTTTTTTAGGTGGTTCTATTATTATAGAACCTATATTTGGACTTCCCGGCATTGGAGTTTTAAGTCTGCAATCTCTCGCTTCACGAGATTTTAATGTTGTTATGGCTATAGTTGTATTGCAATCTTTGGCTATTTTATTTGGTCAAATATTAAATGATATTGTATATGTAATAGTTGATCCACGTATTGAATATAAATAA
- the tatC gene encoding twin-arginine translocase subunit TatC, producing the protein MKRLKFNPVLYISTIFHNNIKKFSKRKSEVNNNEDELSLFWHIQELRKHCIYSIIWLAFFSSISFVFMNPIINFLEKPYNNSIKLYKNNLLTQNLSSISIFEVITVNFKICFLIGLSISLPFILRELWKFIVPALYENEKKIAQVFIVASVILFYTGIAFGFYLVIPYFFSNALTWSSQYAHVMITYENYFNSLIILIFIFGIVFEIPVILSLLGMAGLISSDLLKKNRKITFILCFIIGAILSPPEVLSLCLIALPMYFMTEISIYFIKKIEEKRMLIEISKS; encoded by the coding sequence ATGAAACGCTTAAAATTTAATCCAGTATTATATATTTCAACTATTTTTCATAATAATATAAAAAAATTTTCTAAAAGAAAGTCTGAAGTTAATAATAATGAAGATGAATTATCTTTGTTTTGGCATATTCAAGAGCTCAGAAAACATTGCATTTACTCTATAATTTGGCTTGCTTTTTTTTCTTCAATTTCTTTTGTTTTTATGAATCCTATTATAAATTTCTTAGAAAAACCATACAATAATTCTATTAAATTATATAAAAATAATCTGTTAACACAAAATTTATCTTCTATAAGTATTTTCGAAGTAATTACGGTTAACTTTAAAATTTGTTTTTTAATCGGACTTTCCATCAGTTTACCTTTTATTTTAAGAGAACTTTGGAAATTTATAGTTCCGGCTCTTTATGAAAATGAAAAAAAGATCGCACAAGTATTTATTGTAGCAAGTGTCATTTTATTTTACACGGGTATTGCATTTGGTTTTTATTTGGTAATTCCCTATTTCTTTTCTAATGCTCTTACTTGGTCAAGTCAATATGCTCATGTTATGATTACTTATGAGAATTACTTCAATTCATTAATAATATTAATATTTATATTTGGAATTGTTTTTGAAATTCCAGTCATTTTGTCTTTATTAGGAATGGCAGGACTTATTTCATCTGACTTATTAAAAAAGAATAGAAAAATAACTTTTATATTATGTTTTATCATTGGTGCTATTCTATCCCCTCCTGAAGTTTTAAGTTTATGTTTAATTGCTTTACCGATGTATTTTATGACTGAAATATCTATATATTTTATTAAAAAAATAGAAGAAAAAAGAATGCTAATTGAAATTAGTAAGTCTTAA
- a CDS encoding Sec-independent protein translocase subunit TatA/TatB has translation MHSFSFGELALIFGIVIVLFGGNRLSSIGKSLGEGISNFKKGLNSHNENEENSIISAKLTDNKK, from the coding sequence ATGCATTCTTTTAGCTTTGGAGAACTTGCTCTAATTTTTGGAATTGTAATTGTTCTTTTTGGAGGAAATCGCCTTTCTTCCATTGGAAAATCATTAGGAGAAGGAATTTCTAATTTTAAAAAAGGCTTAAATAGCCATAATGAAAATGAAGAAAATTCAATAATTTCAGCTAAATTAACAGATAATAAAAAATAA
- a CDS encoding TIGR04552 family protein encodes MKEIQRHHENKNHSEPFMSSFHSPWNIPWQEFEVILGIKNSFSQRNLNFKTEAQAEIFLKNCGFDLTNQMHIKQFEQFFGEALFFIRHILFTHTERDKFIVPSQLLHMTNPCDLLIHASSFHPRKRYLRLWCCSILKVMYAISNLQYSGRLHIIDDAREQIFSRIRNILHQNNNETLDCRFKDLIIRLNKVEWKEAKTRTSIVLKLLHKPDSIVDEVFDYLGVRFVVQNPNEIPLLLKLLIEADIIIPHQVVSIRTRNSLLNIKHPKKVYNFLKELNSCGTLTDKEFEEMCKNMSWSGANLDEIPKRANSFTSQHYKSLQFTVRHLVRTPNPAFLVLESMTNQLRRYTGILRQEPWMESVIPQYFAHYFPIEIQMMDQESYEMAKFGPASHEQYKANQLKAVRERVLGNLMTFHEEKLTTQEL; translated from the coding sequence TTGAAAGAAATCCAAAGGCATCATGAAAATAAGAACCATTCTGAGCCATTTATGTCGTCATTTCATTCCCCATGGAATATTCCTTGGCAAGAATTTGAAGTTATCCTTGGCATTAAAAATTCATTTTCTCAAAGAAATTTAAATTTTAAAACAGAAGCTCAAGCAGAGATTTTTTTAAAAAACTGCGGCTTCGATTTAACAAACCAAATGCACATTAAACAATTTGAGCAATTTTTTGGTGAAGCTCTATTTTTTATCAGACACATATTATTTACACATACAGAAAGAGATAAATTCATTGTTCCTTCCCAATTACTTCATATGACAAATCCATGTGATTTATTAATTCACGCAAGTTCTTTTCACCCCCGTAAACGTTACCTTAGATTATGGTGTTGTTCTATTTTAAAGGTAATGTATGCTATTTCAAATTTACAATATAGTGGAAGACTTCATATCATTGATGATGCTCGCGAGCAGATATTTTCACGCATTCGAAATATTTTACATCAAAATAATAACGAAACTCTAGATTGCCGATTTAAAGATCTTATTATTAGACTTAATAAAGTGGAATGGAAAGAAGCAAAAACAAGGACTAGTATTGTTTTAAAACTTTTGCATAAACCAGATAGTATTGTTGATGAAGTATTTGATTATTTAGGTGTGCGTTTTGTAGTTCAAAATCCAAATGAAATTCCGTTACTTTTAAAATTATTAATAGAAGCGGACATTATTATACCTCATCAAGTAGTTTCTATAAGAACCCGTAATTCATTATTAAATATAAAACATCCCAAAAAAGTTTATAATTTTCTTAAAGAGCTAAACTCTTGTGGTACTTTAACAGATAAAGAATTTGAAGAAATGTGTAAAAACATGAGCTGGTCAGGTGCAAACCTAGATGAAATACCTAAAAGAGCAAATTCATTTACAAGTCAGCACTATAAATCCCTTCAATTTACCGTCAGGCATTTAGTTCGTACACCAAATCCGGCTTTTCTTGTGCTAGAATCTATGACAAATCAACTTCGAAGATATACAGGAATTTTAAGACAAGAACCTTGGATGGAAAGTGTGATACCACAATATTTTGCCCATTATTTTCCAATTGAAATACAAATGATGGATCAAGAAAGTTATGAAATGGCTAAATTTGGACCTGCTTCTCATGAACAATACAAAGCAAATCAATTAAAGGCTGTTAGAGAAAGAGTTCTCGGTAACCTTATGACGTTTCATGAAGAAAAATTAACTACACAAGAACTATAA
- a CDS encoding ABC transporter permease subunit has product MTSIMKRKWKTFFSQKKAILGLIVFIIILFAAIFANFISNNKPILLIRSEINNENHKINIFRSKLYFPVFINYQPQDFHILDSFIVDYKILEDNDKKNNIKTFSIYPLNKWDAEEQSDSSLSPPSAIHWLGTDNLGRDIFARLIYGVRISLGFSIVLWIISYFLGTCIGALQGYFLGIFDFVLERFKELTAIIPMLTLVILVTAITKSQSFWIILFLVLIFGWMGIASQIRANVLSIRKREFCEASIALGGSHFRVLLKHILPNSLTPLITLSPFAIEGGVSLLAALDYLGFGLPPPTPSLGELMSQGRDNIQNAPWLLISPVVTILLILISVSLIGQALRKTFDPKVNG; this is encoded by the coding sequence ATGACATCAATTATGAAAAGAAAATGGAAAACATTTTTCTCTCAAAAAAAAGCAATTCTTGGATTGATTGTCTTTATAATTATATTATTTGCAGCTATTTTTGCAAATTTTATATCAAATAATAAACCTATATTATTAATTCGGTCTGAAATAAATAATGAAAATCATAAAATAAATATTTTTAGAAGCAAATTATATTTTCCTGTTTTCATAAATTATCAGCCTCAGGACTTTCATATTTTAGATTCCTTTATTGTTGATTACAAAATTTTAGAGGATAATGATAAAAAAAATAATATAAAAACATTTTCTATTTATCCTTTGAATAAATGGGATGCAGAAGAACAATCCGATTCAAGTTTAAGTCCTCCATCAGCTATTCATTGGCTTGGCACAGATAATTTGGGTAGGGATATTTTTGCAAGACTAATTTATGGAGTTCGAATTTCATTAGGATTTTCTATTGTTTTATGGATTATTTCTTATTTTTTAGGAACATGTATTGGCGCTTTACAAGGATATTTTTTGGGAATTTTTGATTTTGTTTTAGAGCGATTTAAAGAGTTAACAGCAATTATTCCTATGTTAACATTAGTAATTCTGGTAACAGCAATTACAAAAAGCCAATCTTTTTGGATTATTCTTTTTTTAGTTTTGATATTTGGATGGATGGGAATTGCAAGTCAAATTAGAGCAAATGTTTTATCTATTCGTAAACGTGAATTTTGTGAGGCATCAATTGCTTTAGGCGGTTCACACTTTCGAGTTTTATTAAAACATATTTTGCCCAATTCATTAACTCCTTTAATAACATTAAGCCCATTTGCAATTGAGGGAGGCGTTTCTTTACTCGCTGCCTTAGATTATTTAGGTTTTGGATTACCGCCTCCAACACCAAGTTTAGGGGAGCTTATGTCTCAAGGAAGGGATAATATTCAAAATGCTCCATGGCTTTTAATTTCACCTGTAGTTACAATTCTTCTTATTTTAATTTCAGTTAGTTTAATTGGTCAGGCTTTGAGAAAAACATTTGATCCAAAAGTAAATGGATAA
- a CDS encoding M23 family metallopeptidase: MLNMERLKNKLSFSIIIPLTIALTGCLNSNNNSANQNLVLKGSVAELKETVVLDPAFIHRQELAERSFFGFSGAQHNHLNNDHIVMNEDEIDEYISEDTKVSLDSKVGKFGGLEILWPVNGKLSSLFGMRTLGFRSKKTRKSSSKLVSKTRMHSGIDISAPVGTPIHSSYDGVVLFSGNKNGYGESVIIGHNAEHETLYAHMSKIVVNDGQFVRSGQLIGFVGKSGRVTGANLHYETRISGVAYNPLAYLPASGNNKMKVGMQTPSLASQIAFYQNLSKMAFVSDKSKSVSN, encoded by the coding sequence ATGCTGAATATGGAAAGATTAAAGAACAAATTATCTTTTTCTATCATCATTCCACTTACTATTGCTTTAACAGGATGCCTTAATTCAAATAACAACAGTGCAAATCAAAACTTAGTTTTAAAAGGTTCCGTTGCTGAATTAAAGGAAACTGTCGTGCTTGACCCCGCTTTTATTCACCGCCAAGAATTGGCTGAGCGGAGTTTTTTTGGTTTTTCCGGAGCACAACACAATCATCTTAATAATGATCATATAGTAATGAATGAAGATGAAATTGATGAATATATTAGCGAAGATACTAAGGTTTCATTAGACTCAAAAGTGGGTAAGTTTGGAGGACTTGAGATCCTTTGGCCTGTAAATGGTAAATTATCCAGTCTTTTTGGAATGCGCACCTTAGGATTTCGCTCTAAAAAAACTCGAAAGAGTAGCAGTAAGTTAGTTTCAAAAACTCGAATGCACTCAGGAATTGATATTAGCGCTCCCGTAGGAACGCCAATTCACTCTTCTTATGATGGTGTTGTCTTGTTTTCTGGAAATAAAAATGGCTACGGAGAATCTGTTATTATTGGTCACAATGCAGAGCACGAAACACTTTATGCACACATGAGTAAAATTGTAGTTAATGATGGTCAATTTGTGCGAAGTGGCCAGCTTATAGGCTTTGTTGGTAAATCAGGTAGGGTCACAGGAGCTAATTTACATTATGAGACACGTATTTCAGGTGTAGCTTATAATCCTCTTGCGTATTTGCCTGCAAGTGGCAATAATAAAATGAAGGTGGGAATGCAAACGCCATCTTTAGCTAGTCAAATCGCTTTTTATCAAAATCTATCTAAAATGGCATTTGTTTCAGATAAATCAAAAAGTGTTTCCAACTAG